In one Molothrus ater isolate BHLD 08-10-18 breed brown headed cowbird chromosome 6, BPBGC_Mater_1.1, whole genome shotgun sequence genomic region, the following are encoded:
- the LOC118687050 gene encoding proto-oncogene Mas-like isoform X2 — protein MEVTTVSPSPASPTEGDRLCETDATTMAIHSVTLLIGLCGLAGNGAVIGLLNLISRNYRIFKLAVIDFLFLLTVVPYALLILVEDVSCSPILPMLYLSFLFQLSVVSLYWGLFWLIAGSNVLYVDKLCKLCFRWEPPERLLWVVVCVQYWAVFGLFTLIPTVTFLCPSHQQEHCRAALISMNTIILLLLAVPVLISSTVDFIKAKWGSQQQQLKGRDIVIFIIVLFIFLVAIWYFLHQLGYTVVPSQIVFLLACIHSSIKPFIYFLVGRCRRPCSMGSLQLSLQRVFEEPKEKTAPRNDPAMYTVV, from the coding sequence ATGGAGGTGACCACCGTGtccccatctcctgcctcaCCCACTGAAGGAGATCGTCTCTGTGAGACAGATGCCACCACCATGGCCATACACAGTGTGACTCTGCTCATCGGCCTctgtgggctggctgggaacGGGGCTGTCATCGGCCTCCTCAACCTGATAAGCCGTAACTATCGCATCTTTAAGCTGGCTGTAATTgacttcctcttcctcctcactgTGGTCCCTTACGCCCTCCTCATCCTGGTGGAGGACGTGTCCTGCTCTCCTATCCTGCCCATGCTGTACCTGAGTTTCCTCTTCCAGCTCTCAGTGGTGTCCCTGTACTGGGGGCTGTTCTGGCTGATAGCCGGCAGCAATGTGTTGTATGTGGACAAGCTCTGCAAGCTCTGCTTCCGCTGGGAGCCTCCTGAGCGCCTGTTGTGGGTGGTGGTCTGTGTCCAATACTGGGCCGTCTTTGGTCTCTTCACTCTCATTCCCACGGTGACATTCCTGTGCCCATCACAccagcaggagcactgcagggcagctctcaTCTCCATGAACACCATCATCCTGCTCCTCTTGGCTGTACCCGTGCTCATTTCCAGCACAGTCGATTTCATTAAGGCCAAgtggggctcccagcagcagcaactcaAGGGGCGCGACATCGTTATCTTCATCATTGTGCTCTTCATTTTCCTCGTCGCCATCTGGTATTTCCTGCATCAGCTCGGTTACACCGTTGTGCCCTCCCAGATTGTTTTCCTGCTCGCCTGCATccacagcagcatcaaaccCTTCATCTACTTCTTGGTGGGGAGGTGCAGGAGGCCCTGCTCCATGGGGTCCCTCCAACTCTCACTTCAGAGGGTGTTTGAGgagccaaaagaaaaaacagcccCCAGAAATGATCCTGCCATGTACACAGTGGTCTGA
- the LOC118687749 gene encoding mas-related G-protein coupled receptor member A1-like, with protein sequence MEVSTVSPLLTSPTDTPAHCDINVSSVAVHFVTLLIGLCGLAGNGVFLWLLHINAITDFIFNQAITEFLFLIFMVPSTLLFLVEEVSCSAIMPPIYMSLLFQLSLFTYNMGLYRLTFISIERCRSILCLFFCGCQLPERLLWVVMSILFWALLFIVIAVNPMVTSLCQSHEQEQCQVALTSMYALNLFLFAAPMVISSTILFIHLKTGSQQQQNRMLDIVVFLVALFSLPLSLWFLLQQLGYTVVSSQLVFFLTCITSSIKPFIYFLVGSWKRDCSMRSCWRHCSMESCRKHSSMQSLREAIKRVFEEPKENTASGNDPVVNTGV encoded by the coding sequence ATGGAGGTGAGCACCGTGTCCCCTCTTTTAACCTCACCAACTGACACACCTGCTCACTGTGACATCAATGTCTCCAGCGTGGCCGTGCACTTTGTGACCCTGCTCATCGGCCTctgtgggctggctgggaacGGGGTTTTCCTCTGGCTCCTGCACATTAATGCCATCACCGACTTCATCTTCAACCAGGCCATCACGGAGTTccttttcctcatcttcatGGTCCCCTCCACCCTGCTCTTCCTTGTGGAAGAGGTTTCCTGCTCTGCTATAATGCCCCCAATATATATGAGCTTGCTTTTCCAGCTGTCGCTGTTCACCTACAACATGGGGCTGTACCGGCTGACGTTCATCAGCATTGAGAGGTGCAGGTCCATCCTCTGCCTGTTTTTCTGTGGTTGCCAACTTCCTGAGCGCCTGCTGTGGGTGGTGATGAGTATTCTGTTCTGGGCCCTCCTCTTCATTGTCATCGCTGTCAATCCCATGGTGACTTCCTTGTGCCAGTCACACGAGCAGGAGCAATGCCAGGTGGCCCTCACCTCCATGTACGCCCTCAACCTCTTCCTATTTGCTGCACCCATGGTCATCTCCAGCACAATCCTCTTCATTCATCTCAAGactggctcccagcagcagcagaacaggatGCTCGACATTGTTGTCTTTCTCGTTGCACTCTTCAGTCTGCCCCTCAGTCTCTggtttctcctgcagcagctcggTTACACGGTTGTGTCCTCCCAGCTGGTTTTCTTCCTCACCTGCATcaccagcagcatcaaaccCTTCATCTACTTCTTGGTGGGGAGCTGGAAGAGAGACTGCtccatgaggagctgctggagacactgctccatggagagctgcaggaagcactCCTCCATGCAGTCCCTAAGGGAGGCGATCAAGAGGGTGTTTGAGGAGCCAAAAGAAAACACTGCCTCTGGAAATGATCCTGTTGTGAACACCGGGGTCTGA
- the LOC118687751 gene encoding mas-related G-protein coupled receptor member X1-like has translation MEVTTVSPSPASPTEGDHLCETDVTDVAIHSVTLLIGLCGLAGNGAVIGLLSLISRNYRIFQLAVTDFLFLLFVVPYALLILVEDVSCSPILPELYLSFLFQLSVVSLYWGLFWLIASSNVLYMRKLFHLCYCWEPPERLVWVVGTIQYWAFFALFTLIPTVTFLCPSDEQEHCRAALISMNTIILLLLAAPVAISSTVNFINAKWGSQQQQLKRRDIVTFLVVLFMFLLTIWNFLQQVRYIVVPSQVVFLLACIHSSIKPFIYFVVGRCRRPCSIGSLRLSLQRVFEEPKEKTADRNDPAMDTVL, from the coding sequence ATGGAGGTGACCACCGTGtccccatctcctgcctcaCCCACTGAAGGAGATCATCTCTGTGAGACAGATGTCACCGATGTGGCCATacacagtgtgaccctgctcaTCGGCCTctgtgggctggctgggaacGGGGCTGTCATCGGCCTCCTCAGCCTGATAAGCCGTAACTACCGCATCTTTCAGCTGGCTGTCACTgatttcctcttcctcctctttgtaGTCCCCTACGCCCTCCTCATCCTGGTGGAGGACGTGTCCTGCTCTCCCATCTTGCCCGAGCTGTACCTGAGTTTCCTCTTCCAGCTGTCAGTGGTGTCCCTGTACTGGGGGCTGTTCTGGCTGATAGCCAGCAGCAATGTGCTGTACATGCGCAAGCTCTTCCACCTCTGCTACTGCTGGGAGCCTCCTGAGCGCCTGGTGTGGGTGGTGGGAACTATCCAATACTGGGCCTTCTTTGCTCTCTTCACTCTCATTCCCACGGTGACATTCCTGTGCCCATCAGACgagcaggagcactgcagggcagctctcaTCTCCATGAACACCATCATCCTGCTCCTCTTGGCTGCACCCGTGGCCATTTCCAGCACAGTCAATTTCATTAATGCCAAgtggggctcccagcagcagcaactcaAGAGGCGCGACATCGTTACTTTCCTCGTTGTGCTCTTCATGTTCCTCCTCACCATCTGGAATTTCCTGCAGCAGGTCCGTTACATTGTTGTGCCCTCCCAGGTTGTTTTCCTGCTCGCCTGCATccacagcagcatcaaaccCTTCATCTACTTCGTGGTGGGGAGGTGCAGGAGGCCCTGCTCCATAGGATCCCTCCGACTCTCCCTTCAGAGGGTGTTTGAGgagccaaaagaaaaaacagccgACAGAAATGATCCTGCCATGGACACAGTGCTCTGA
- the LOC118687001 gene encoding mas-related G-protein coupled receptor member H-like — protein MEVSTVSPSPASSTEGDHLCETDVTDVAIHSVTLLICLSGLAGNGAVLWLLGSRCLSRNSTILYILVLTLLDFLFLLILLPSPLLFLLGNVSCSIILPLQYVWFLFRVPLVSYSFCLYTLKCISILRCRSIPCPLWLCCHHPQQLSWVVLALLITLITVFATMISLCFFQLSEHCWVSLISVYACTLLLCAPVVLISSIIFFIKVKPGSQKPQPKRLDIVICLIVLFTLPLSLWNLLQYLDYIVVPSHVAFLLACIHSSIKPFIYFLLGRCWRPCSMGSLRLSLQRIFEETEEKTAHSHDPAKDTVL, from the coding sequence ATGGAGGTGAGCACTGTGtccccatctcctgcctcaTCCACTGAAGGAGATCATCTGTGTGAGACAGATGTCACCGATGTGGCCATacacagtgtgaccctgctcatctgcctctctgggctggctgggaacgGGGCAGTGCTCTGGCTCCTTGGCTCCCGCTGTTTGTCCAGGAACAGCACCATCCTTTACATCCTCGTGCTGACTCTTCTGgacttcctcttcctcctcattctgttgccctcccctctgctcttcctgctggggAATGTGTCCTGCTCTATCATCCTGCCCTTGCAGTATGTGTGGTTTCTTTTCAGGGTGCCACTGGTGTCATACAGCTTTTGTCTGTACACACTGAAATGCATCAGCATCCTGAGGTGCAGGTCCATCCCCTGCCcgctctggctctgctgccaccatccccagcagctctcatgGGTGGTGCTTGCCCTGCTCATCACTCTCATCACTGTCTTTGCCACCAtgatttctctgtgttttttccaGCTATCTGAGCACTGCTGGGTGTCTCTCATCTCCGTGTACGCCTGCACCCTTCTCCTCTGTGCTCCCGTTGTGCTCATTTCCAGCATAATCTTCTTCATTAAGGTCAAGCCTGGCTCCCAGAAACCACAACCCAAGAGGCTTGACATTGTTATCTGCCTCATTGTGCTCTTCACTCTGCCCCTCAGCCTCTGGAACTTACTGCAGTACCTTGACTACATTGTTGTGCCCTCCCACGTGGCTTTCCTGCTCGCCTGCATccacagcagcatcaaaccCTTCATCTACTTCctgctggggaggtgctggaggccCTGCTCCATGGGGTCCCTCCGGCTCTCCCTCCAGAGGATCTTTgaggagacagaagaaaaaacagccCACAGCCATGATCCTGCCAAGGACACAGTGCTCTGA
- the LOC118686997 gene encoding LOW QUALITY PROTEIN: mas-related G-protein coupled receptor member A-like (The sequence of the model RefSeq protein was modified relative to this genomic sequence to represent the inferred CDS: inserted 2 bases in 2 codons; deleted 2 bases in 1 codon), whose amino-acid sequence MSTLSPAMEGASPACWSHPGGKASKGSWNEESHDNWSQCDHRQWSKVPVPLLLLLLCLCGMXGNGAVLWLLSFCIHRNPITPYVLSLAMAGFTFLLSIIIPLGLFSVPESFCHQLGSWGVTAGLKVPILLAFTAAVSCLTALSAVTALFVLACPAXPCHCSQCFPMLLCALLWLLSFLLTTPLHCCSLVPMALVLSCLFSVLSLTCSALALMARLLCCPWKQLPGKLCALLLLLVMPFPFFTADFGHWLLLRAFDFSVFAPSSSLLLTCAKSSALPLIHFLAGSCAKEFTSSGSVAFQRAFEAFVPEPGHRDNTVESSSSGIIMKDTQHKIKP is encoded by the exons ATGAGCACTTTGTCCCCTGCCATGGagggagccagccctgcctgctggagcCACCCTGGTGGGAAGGCATCCAAGGGGAGCTGGAATGAGGAGAGCCACGACAACTGGAGCCAGTGTGACCACAGGCAGTGGAGCAAAGtgcctgtcccactgctgctgctgctgctgtgcctgtgtggaa gtgggaatggggctgtgctctggctcCTCAGCTTCTGCATCCACAGGAACCCCATCACCCCTTATGTGCtcagcctggccatggctggcttcaccttcctgctctccatcatCATCCCCCTGGGGCTATTTTCTGTCCCAGAGAGCttctgccaccagctgggcTCGTGGGGTGTGACAGCTGGGCTGAAGGTGCCCATCCTCTTGGCTTTCACTGCCGCTGTCTCCTGTCTGACAGCCCTCAGTGCTGTGACAGCTCTGTTTGTCCTCGCGtgtcctg ggccctgccactGCTCGCAGTGCTTCCCCATGCTcctgtgtgccctgctctggctgctctccttcctgctcACTACCCCCCTCCATTGCTGCTCCTTGGTGCCCATGGCCTTGGTCCTGAGCTGCCTCTTCTCAGTGCTCAGCCTGACCTGTTCTGCTCTGGCCCTGATGGCcaggctcctgtgctgcccatggaaacagctcccagggaagctctgtgccctgctcctgctgctc gtcatGCCCTTCCCCTTCTTCACTGCTGATTTTGGGCACTGGCTCTTGCTGAGGGCGTTTGACTTCTCTGTCTTTgcccccagcagctctctcctgctcacctgtgccaagagctctgccctccctctgATTCActtcctggctgggagctgtgcaaagGAATTCACCTCCTCTGGTAGTGTTGCCTTCCAGAGGGCTTTTGAGGCTTTtgtgccagagccagggcacagggacaacaCAGTGGAGTCATCATCAAGTGGAATCATCATGAAAGATACTcagcataaaataaaaccataa
- the LOC118686998 gene encoding proto-oncogene Mas-like, which produces MDPKGARVSIHWDEHHVPPDNSSTEGHDLCETDVPSIAIHSVTLLISLCGLAGNGAVLWVLGFRIHRDTMKPITAYILDLAIIIFLFLIFMVPSTPLFLVEDFSYSSIMPPASIRFLFLLFRMFHSVGLYRLTAISIERGRSMLCPPGLFCHLPHDLSWVVVSAVLWALSITVIAAISAVNSLCQSQEHKLCQGALISLYILNFLVFAPSVVIPSTILFIHFKASSQQQPPKSLDLIVFLAVLLTLPLSLWNFLQQLGYTTVSPRLVLLFACMHSSIHPFIYISVTKCWRNCSMGSLRECLQRVFEEPEGSTVPSNDATRDTGT; this is translated from the exons ATGGATCCCAAAGGAGCAAGAG tgTCCATCCATTGGGATGAGCATCATGTCCCCCCTGACAATTCATCCACTGAAGGGCATGATCTGTGTGAGACAGATGTCCCCAGCATAGCCATacacagtgtgaccctgctcaTCAGCCTctgtgggctggctgggaacggggctgtgctctgggtcCTCGGGTTCCGCATCCACAGGGACACCATGAAACCCATCACTGCCTACATCCTTGACCTGGCCATcatcattttcctcttcctcatcttcatGGTCCCCTCCACTCCGCTCTTCCTGGTGGAGGATTTCTCCTACTCCTCCATCATGCCCCCAGCATCCATAcgcttccttttcctcctcttccgGATGTTCCACAGCGTAGGGCTGTACCGGCTGACGGCCATCAGCATCGAGAGGGGCAGGTCCATGCTCTGCCCACCTGGGCTCTTCTGCCACCTTCCCCACGACCTCTCATGGGTGGTGGTCAGTGCCGTGCTCTGGGCCCTTTCCATCACTGTCATCGCTGCCATTTCTGCGGTGAATTCCCTGTGCCAGTCACAGGAACACAAGCTCTGCCAGGGGGCTCTCATCTCCCTGTACATCCTCAACTTCCTCGTCTTTGCTCCATCCGTGGTCATTCCCAGCACAATCCTCTTCATTCACTTCAAGGCtagctcccagcagcagccacccaaGAGCCTTGACCTCATTGTCTTCCTCGCTGTACTCCTCACTCTCCCCCTCAGTCTCTGgaatttcctgcagcagctcggCTACACCACTGTGTCCCCCCGGCTTGTTCTCCTGTTTGCCTGCATGCACAGCAGCATCCACCCCTTCATCTACATCTCAGTAACAAAGTGCTGGAGGAACTGCTCCATGGGGTCCCTCAGGGAGTGCCTCCAGAGGGTCTTTGAGGAGCCAGAAGGGAGCACTGTCCCCAGTAATGATGCCACCAGGGACACGGGGACCTGA
- the LOC118687516 gene encoding mas-related G-protein coupled receptor member A1-like — protein MEVSTVSPLFTSPTDTPAPCEINVTNMAIDFVTLFVGLCGLAGNGVVLWFLHVNAITHFISKQAIIDFLFLIFMLPSTLLFLVEVVSCSAIMSLMYLSLLFQLSLFTYIIGLYRLMFISIQRCRSVLCLVVCGFQLSEHLLWVLMTALFWVLLFIFIAVNPTVTSQCQSHEQEQCQVALTSMYALNLFLFAVPMVISSTILFIRLKPGSQQQQQHKRLDIVIFLVALFSLPFSLWNFLQQLGYTVVSSQAVFLLACINSSIKPFICFLVGSWKRDCSMGSCWRHCSMESCRKHSSMQSLRKAIHRVFEEPKENTACGDDSVVNTGV, from the coding sequence ATGGAGGTGAGCACCGTGTCCCCTCTTTTCACCTCACCAACTGACACGCCTGCTCCGTGTGAGATCAATGTCACCAACATGGCCATAGACTTTGTGACGCTGTTTGTTGGCCTctgtgggctggctgggaatggAGTTGTTCTCTGGTTCCTGCACGTTAATGCCATCACCCACTTCATCTCCAAACAGGCCATCATCgacttcctcttcctcatcttcatGTTGCCCTCCACCCTGCTCTTCCTTGTGGAGGTAGTGTCCTGCTCTGCTATAATGTCCCTGATGTATTTAAGCTTGCTCTTCCAGCTGTCACTGTTCACCTACATTATAGGGCTGTACCGGCTAATGTTCATCAGCATTCAGAGGTGCAGGTCTGTCCTCTGCCTGGTAGTCTGTGGTTTCCAACTGTCTGAGCACTTGTTGTGGGTGTTGATGACTGCACTGTTCTGGGTCCTCCTCTTCATTTTCATCGCTGTCAATCCCACGGTGACTTCCCAGTGCCAGTCACACGAGCAGGAGCAATGCCAGGTGGCTCTCACATCCATGTACGCCCTCAACCTCTTCCTATTTGCTGTGCCCATGGTCATTTCCAGCACAATCCTCTTCATTCGTCTCaagcctggctcccagcagcagcagcaacacaagAGGCTCGACATTGTTATCTTCCTCGTTGCACTCTTCAGTCTGCCCTTCAGTCTCTGgaatttcctgcagcagctcggTTACACGGTTGTGTCCTCCCAGGCAGTTTTCCTACTTGCCTGCATCAATAGCAGCATCAAACCCTTCATCTGTTTCTTGGTGGGGAGCTGGAAGAGAGACTGCTCcatggggagctgctggagacactgctccatggagagctgcaggaagcactCCTCCATGCAGTCCCTAAGGAAGGCGATCCACAGGGTGTTTGAGGAGCCAAAAGAAAACACTGCCTGTGGAGATGATTCTGTTGTGAACACGGGGGTCTGA
- the LOC118687012 gene encoding proto-oncogene Mas-like: MEVSTVSPLFTSPTDTPAHCDINVSSVAVHFVTLLIGLCGLAGNGTVPWLLHINATTYFLAFNQASIDFLFLIIMVPSSLLFIVEEVSCSAIMPPIYMSLLSQLSLVSYSIGLYRLMFTSIERCRYILCQFFCGCQLSERLLLVVMKTLFWALFFVVIAVNPTVTSLCQSHEQEQCRVAVTSMYTLNLFLFAAPMVISSTILFIHLKTGSLLQQQRRLDIVIFLIVLFSLPLSLWFLLQQLGYTAVPSQVVFLLTCITSSIKPFIYFLVGSWKRDWSMKSCWRHCSMESCRKHSSMQSLREAIKRVFEEPKENTASGNDPVVNTGV; the protein is encoded by the coding sequence ATGGAGGTGAGCACCGTATCCCCTCTTTTCACCTCACCAACTGACACACCTGCTCACTGTGACATCAATGTCTCCAGCGTGGCCGTGCACTTTGTGACCCTGCTCATCGGCCTctgtgggctggctgggaatgggactgTCCCCTGGCTCCTACACATTAATGCCACCACTTACTTTCTAGCATTCAATCAGGCCAGCATCgacttcctcttcctcatcatCATGGTCCCCTCCAGCCTGCTGTTCATTGTGGAGGAGGTTTCCTGCTCTGCTATAATGCCCCCAATATATATGAGCTTGCTTTCCCAGCTGTCGCTGGTCTCCTACAGTATAGGGCTGTACCGGCTGATGTTCACCAGCATCGAGAGGTGCAGGTACATACTCTGCCAGTTTTTCTGTGGTTGCCAACTTTCTGAGCGCCTGCTGTTGGTGGTGATGAAAACCCTGTTCTGGGCCTTGTTCTTTGTTGTCATCGCTGTCAATCCCACAGTGACTTCCCTGTGCCAGTCACACGAGCAGGAGCAATGCCGGGTGGCTGTCACCTCCATGTATACCCTCAACCTCTTCCTATTTGCTGCACCCATGGTCATCTCCAGCACAATCCTCTTCATTCATCTCAAGACTGGCTCCCTACTGCAGCAACAGAGGAGGCTTGACATCGTTATCTTCCTCATTGTACTCTTCAGTCTGCCCCTGAGTCTCTggtttctcctgcagcagctcggTTACACGGCTGTACCTTCCCAGGTGGTTTTCCTGCTCACCTGCATCACCAGTAGCATCAAACCCTTCATCTACTTCTTGGTGGGGAGCTGGAAGAGAGACTGGTCGatgaagagctgctggagacactgctccatggagagctgcaggaagcactCCTCCATGCAGTCCCTAAGGGAGGCGATCAAGAGGGTGTTTGAGGAGCCAAAAGAAAACACTGCCTCTGGAAATGATCCTGTTGTGAACACGGGGGTCTGA